Genomic segment of Paenibacillaceae bacterium GAS479:
TCCAGCGGCGCTGCTGCTTCATGTTCTCCGAGCCGATGAAGCCGGGACGGGACGATGCCGCCATAGAGCAGCGTGTCGATGGACACGATAGCTCCTTCCGCATCTGCCGCCTCTTGCTCCAGCCAGTCGGCCAGCTCTCTTATGCGGCCTGGCCTTTTTTTGTCCCCCATCCACTCCCGCGGCGGCCGGACCAGCTCAAGATCGGTATCCTGGGCTAGCAGCCACGGAAAGTCATAGTTGCACGGCCGTTCGTCTAACGGCAGATAAACCACTTTGGCTCGTGATCGCTTCGGCTTGCTCATGGTACTCTCCTTTCCGGCGTCGATGGAAATTTGACAGCAAAACTCGCTGCGCGAACCAATCCTTCTTCCGATCGCTCTTGTAGTTCGATTCCTTGATTCCTATCCCTTATAAGGGGGGAATCCGCCTACAAATGCGAACGCGCTGCTTATCCTACTAGAATGGATACCTTATCGGTATTCTTCTCGTAGTTCCATCGCATACGTATCCCTCCAAGTGGACGGATGTCGTATTGCTTGCCCAGAAGGCCGGTTCGCTCCGCTTCCTCGCTTGTTTTTACTTGCTTCGCTTAAAACCAGCCTCGCCGCTGCCAACCAAGTAGTCGAAGTTACTTGCTTCGCGCCCAATCAGCCTCACCACAGCAACCAAGTAGCCAAACTTACTTACTCCGCTCCAAATCAGCCTCGTCGCTGCAACCAAGTAGCCAAACTTACTTGCTTCGCTCCAAATCAGCCCCATCGCTGCAACCAAGTAGCAAATGTTACTTGATCCACTCCAAACTAGCCAAAGTTACTTGATTCGCGAGAAGCGAATCCCCTCACCCTTTTACCGCGCCGGAAATGCCCTCCATGTAATAGCGCTGAGTGAGTAGAAACACGATAATAATCGGCAGAACCGATAAAATCGTACCGGCAGCGATCCAGCCGAAATTGTACGAGAACTGACCGTTCAAATACGTGAGCGCCGAAGCGAGCGGATACTTTGCAGGGTCGTTCAGCACAACGATCGGCCAAAGGAAGCTGTTCCAATAGGACATGAACTCCAGCAGCGCGATAACCGCAATGCCCGGACGAACCATCGGCACCATCAGCTGCCACCAAATTCGAAACTCGGAGGCGCCGTCGACTTTGCCGGAGTCGCGAATATCATCGGGAATGCCCATAAACGTCTGCCGCATCAGAAAAATATTGAACACCGACACAGCCGAAGGCAGTACGATTCCGACAAAAGAGTCGAGCAGATTGAACCAACTAATCGTCAAGTAGTGAACAACAAGCGCTGTCGAAGACGGGATAATCATCGTCGAAACGAGAATAGTGAAAACGAGCGAGCGGCCTTTGAAGCGCATTTTGGCCAATGGATATGCAGTCGACAGCGAAAGCACGATATTCAGCACAAGCCCCAATCCGGTAATGATTAGCGTGTTGCCGATAAACTTTGGAAAGTCGATGAAGCTCCATACC
This window contains:
- a CDS encoding putative chitobiose transport system permease protein codes for the protein MMNPNLSMKKKLSGQPGRMAGIRRSTLKRILILAAGYIMLLLLALFMMGPFLWLLSVSLMPGTNVFSFPPAIFPTFIKFDNYVQVWSFIDFPKFIGNTLIITGLGLVLNIVLSLSTAYPLAKMRFKGRSLVFTILVSTMIIPSSTALVVHYLTISWFNLLDSFVGIVLPSAVSVFNIFLMRQTFMGIPDDIRDSGKVDGASEFRIWWQLMVPMVRPGIAVIALLEFMSYWNSFLWPIVVLNDPAKYPLASALTYLNGQFSYNFGWIAAGTILSVLPIIIVFLLTQRYYMEGISGAVKG